The Metabacillus sediminilitoris genome window below encodes:
- a CDS encoding glycosyltransferase, whose translation MKPKISIIVPIYNVENYLSRCLDSLLSQDFKNFEIIAINDGSTDNSLNILQEYAESDNRIFIIDIENNGVSAARNDGLSHAKGEYIGFVDPDDWIEPQMYKDMLKIAEDDFIDIVMCSYIREFGTHSKEKTFALPERSTYYNDDVHKNIMRRLVGPINEEVANPELLDAWGTVWSKLYRAEFIKNNNLQFVDLREIGSNEDTLFNIHACYYAKSFVLLNKPYYHYWRANNTSITSKHNPKLVSQFGKLYTRMENFLNEKKLGEEYKIALSNRISLNTLGLGLNTISRGNNHSVIKQVKDIKVLLNNNRIKRSLEQFDLKHCSMIWKTFFFFAKKRLAFGLYMMLMSIEVLRKTVR comes from the coding sequence ATGAAACCAAAGATCAGTATAATCGTGCCTATATATAATGTTGAAAATTATTTAAGTAGATGTTTAGATAGTTTACTATCACAGGATTTCAAGAATTTTGAAATTATTGCAATTAATGATGGTTCTACAGATAATAGCTTGAATATCCTTCAAGAGTATGCGGAAAGTGATAATCGAATCTTTATTATTGATATAGAAAATAATGGCGTTTCGGCAGCTAGAAATGATGGGCTTTCTCACGCAAAAGGGGAGTATATAGGATTTGTTGACCCAGATGATTGGATCGAACCACAGATGTATAAGGATATGTTAAAGATTGCAGAAGACGATTTTATTGATATTGTTATGTGTAGCTATATTCGTGAATTTGGAACTCATTCAAAAGAAAAAACATTTGCATTACCTGAACGAAGTACTTACTACAATGATGATGTTCACAAAAATATTATGAGGCGTCTAGTCGGACCAATAAATGAGGAAGTTGCGAATCCGGAACTCCTTGATGCGTGGGGAACTGTATGGTCAAAACTGTATCGAGCTGAGTTCATAAAAAACAATAACCTACAATTTGTTGACTTGAGAGAAATAGGTAGCAATGAAGATACGCTTTTTAACATTCATGCTTGCTACTATGCAAAAAGCTTTGTTTTACTTAACAAACCTTATTATCATTACTGGCGTGCAAATAACACATCAATCACATCTAAACACAACCCTAAGTTAGTTAGCCAATTTGGAAAGCTTTATACTAGGATGGAGAACTTTCTTAATGAAAAAAAATTGGGAGAAGAATATAAGATAGCTTTGAGCAATCGAATTAGTCTAAATACTTTAGGCTTGGGTTTAAATACGATAAGTAGAGGTAATAACCATTCCGTTATAAAACAAGTAAAAGACATAAAAGTACTTTTAAATAATAACCGTATTAAACGTTCCCTAGAACAATTTGATTTAAAGCATTGTTCAATGATATGGAAAACGTTTTTTTTCTTTGCAAAAAAACGATTGGCTTTCGGACTATATATGATGCTAATGTCAATTGAAGTGCTAAGAAAGACAGTAAGATAG
- a CDS encoding sugar transferase: protein MKRLFDLIISVILFILLSPIIIFIAILVKLKLGSPIFFKQQRPGLHSKPFYFYKFRTMTDEKDDKGILLPDHLRLTPFGKFLRKSSLDEFPQLINVIKGDISLVGPRPLLMEYLPLYTNEQAKRHLVKPGITGWAQINGRNSISWEEKFELDVWYVENRTFILDIIILFLTINKVIKSQGINQPGNATVEKFKGSIVKEGNG from the coding sequence ATGAAACGATTGTTTGATTTGATAATCTCAGTTATATTATTTATTTTGCTTTCCCCAATCATAATCTTCATTGCAATACTTGTAAAATTAAAATTAGGCTCTCCAATCTTTTTTAAACAACAACGACCAGGCTTACACAGTAAGCCTTTTTATTTTTATAAATTTCGAACAATGACTGATGAAAAAGATGACAAGGGAATTTTATTACCTGATCATTTAAGATTAACTCCTTTTGGAAAGTTCTTAAGGAAATCTAGTTTAGATGAGTTTCCGCAATTAATCAATGTGATAAAAGGTGATATCAGTTTAGTCGGTCCAAGACCGTTATTAATGGAATATTTACCTCTTTATACGAATGAACAAGCTAAGAGACATCTAGTAAAACCAGGTATTACAGGTTGGGCACAAATAAATGGTCGGAATAGTATATCTTGGGAAGAAAAGTTTGAGCTAGATGTTTGGTATGTGGAAAATCGTACATTTATACTCGATATAATAATTTTATTTTTAACTATAAATAAAGTAATAAAATCACAAGGGATTAATCAACCTGGTAACGCTACTGTTGAAAAATTTAAAGGCTCTATTGTGAAAGAGGGAAATGGATGA
- a CDS encoding polysaccharide biosynthesis protein: protein MSYQSRIWFLIILDSFIVLSTIFFSQKLINPNLQTLTIPIFISSISLLLGHHLFSFIYKLYKKAWEYASIGELISIFKVITYTIIVTGFVQLLVQKQVDYRILTITWMIHLLLIGGSRFFWRIYRDTYLKHPMNKKRTLIVGAGSAGTMVARQLLHNHDTELLPVAFIDDNLNKQKLDILGVPVIGGVKQIEQLTKEYNIDNIVIAIPSLNKKQLNQIFNECAKTSAKTQMIPMLEDLMTGKVSVNQFRDVQVEDLLGRETVELDMTSINDYVTNKVVLVTGAGGSIGSEICRQISKFKPKTMVLLGHGENSIYSIEMELKEAFKDTEIDIITEIADLQDYEKLMNVMTIYQPNVVYHAAAHKHVPLMERSPEEAVKNNIIGTKNIAEAASIHGVETFVMISTDKAVNPTSVMGSTKRLAEMLIQHFDQISSTKFVAVRFGNVLGSRGSVIPLFKKQIQKGGPVTVTHPDMVRYFMTIPEASRLVIQAGALAKGGEIFVLDMGEPVKIVNLAKNLIKLSGNNIDDIGIEFTGMRPGEKLFEELLKKEEVNEDQIYPKIYIGKTSALYIEEIEYIINNFRSLERDHLRKILVDLANERVPFQEKLVSV from the coding sequence TTGTCCTATCAAAGTAGAATCTGGTTCTTAATCATTTTAGATTCATTTATTGTATTATCAACGATTTTCTTTAGTCAAAAGTTAATCAATCCAAACCTACAAACATTAACAATTCCTATTTTCATCAGTTCGATCTCTTTGCTACTTGGACATCATCTTTTTTCTTTCATCTATAAGCTTTATAAAAAAGCCTGGGAATATGCGAGCATTGGTGAATTGATCAGCATCTTTAAGGTTATAACCTACACAATCATTGTGACTGGTTTTGTTCAATTACTTGTTCAAAAGCAAGTTGATTACCGTATCTTAACGATTACATGGATGATTCATCTACTATTAATCGGTGGATCCCGTTTCTTTTGGAGAATTTACCGTGATACGTACTTAAAACATCCTATGAATAAAAAGCGTACGCTTATTGTTGGAGCCGGTTCAGCAGGTACGATGGTAGCAAGGCAGCTCTTACATAATCATGATACTGAACTTCTACCTGTTGCATTTATTGATGATAATTTAAACAAACAAAAATTAGATATATTAGGGGTACCAGTTATAGGTGGAGTTAAACAAATAGAGCAGTTAACAAAAGAGTACAACATTGACAATATTGTTATTGCAATACCGTCTTTAAACAAAAAACAGCTCAATCAAATCTTTAATGAATGTGCAAAAACATCAGCGAAAACTCAAATGATTCCTATGCTTGAGGATTTAATGACTGGTAAAGTGTCCGTTAATCAATTTAGAGATGTCCAAGTAGAAGATCTGCTTGGTCGTGAAACAGTAGAACTGGATATGACAAGCATAAATGATTATGTAACAAATAAGGTTGTTCTAGTTACTGGTGCAGGCGGCTCAATTGGTTCGGAAATTTGTCGGCAGATCTCAAAATTTAAACCTAAGACAATGGTTTTGTTAGGACATGGAGAAAACAGTATTTATTCCATCGAAATGGAACTAAAAGAAGCGTTCAAAGATACTGAAATCGATATCATCACTGAAATTGCAGACCTCCAAGATTATGAAAAGCTAATGAACGTCATGACCATCTATCAACCGAATGTTGTCTATCATGCTGCAGCACATAAACATGTACCACTTATGGAGCGAAGCCCAGAGGAAGCGGTAAAAAACAATATTATTGGAACAAAAAATATTGCAGAGGCCGCAAGTATTCACGGTGTTGAAACATTTGTCATGATCTCAACAGATAAAGCTGTAAACCCAACTAGTGTCATGGGCTCAACGAAGAGATTAGCAGAAATGCTCATTCAACACTTTGATCAAATCAGCTCAACAAAATTTGTCGCGGTACGATTTGGAAATGTATTAGGTAGTAGAGGAAGTGTCATTCCACTCTTTAAAAAGCAAATCCAAAAAGGCGGGCCGGTTACCGTAACACATCCAGATATGGTCAGATACTTTATGACGATTCCAGAGGCTTCCCGATTAGTTATACAGGCAGGAGCCCTTGCTAAGGGTGGTGAAATCTTTGTCCTTGATATGGGTGAACCAGTCAAAATTGTCAACTTAGCAAAAAATCTGATCAAACTTTCGGGTAACAATATAGATGATATTGGCATTGAATTCACAGGAATGAGACCGGGTGAAAAGCTTTTTGAAGAGCTTCTAAAGAAAGAAGAGGTCAATGAAGACCAAATTTATCCGAAAATCTACATTGGTAAAACATCTGCTTTATATATAGAAGAAATTGAATACATTATCAACAACTTTAGGTCATTAGAACGAGATCATTTAAGAAAGATATTAGTAGACCTCGCGAATGAACGAGTTCCATTTCAAGAAAAGTTAGTTTCAGTTTAA
- a CDS encoding glycosyltransferase family 4 protein, which produces MPNKVLFCATVDYHFKAFHLPILKWFKEKGWEVHVAASGEIELPYVDQKFNIPIQRSPFQVKNVEAYQELKAIINKNDYKIIHCHTPMGSVLTRLAAKQARKHGTKVFYTAHGFHFCKGAPIMNWMLYYPIEKVLARYTDCLITINDEDYNLAISHRFKAGEIEHVHGIGVDTEQFKPVSEELKRIRRENLGYQADDFILFYAAEFNKNKNQQFLIKVMAKIKDSIPNARLLLTGEGVLQTSCSKLATELGVDHMVEFLGYRKDIVNLLPMCDIAVASSLREGLPVNIMEAMACGLPVVATKNRGHIQLVKNNENGFIVNPEEVELFSKRLKELGTDKVLCKTLGKNSLRMVKQFSLLTVSMELHSIYSRYMLRDIDETKDQYNRAYI; this is translated from the coding sequence ATGCCAAATAAAGTGTTATTCTGTGCAACAGTCGATTATCATTTCAAAGCCTTCCACCTTCCAATTTTGAAATGGTTCAAAGAAAAAGGCTGGGAGGTTCACGTTGCAGCAAGTGGTGAAATCGAGCTTCCGTATGTTGATCAGAAATTTAATATACCCATTCAACGCTCGCCATTTCAAGTAAAGAACGTTGAGGCCTATCAAGAGCTAAAGGCAATCATCAATAAAAATGATTATAAAATCATCCATTGTCATACACCAATGGGAAGTGTACTAACACGTCTTGCAGCTAAGCAAGCAAGAAAACATGGAACAAAGGTGTTTTACACAGCACATGGCTTTCATTTCTGTAAGGGCGCACCAATCATGAACTGGATGCTTTATTATCCGATTGAGAAGGTACTTGCTAGGTACACGGATTGCTTGATTACGATCAATGATGAAGATTACAATCTAGCAATCTCACATCGGTTTAAAGCGGGAGAGATTGAGCATGTTCATGGTATTGGGGTGGATACGGAGCAGTTTAAGCCTGTTAGTGAAGAACTTAAACGTATACGAAGAGAAAATCTTGGTTATCAAGCTGATGATTTCATACTATTTTACGCAGCCGAGTTTAATAAAAATAAGAATCAGCAATTTCTTATTAAAGTAATGGCTAAAATCAAGGACTCAATACCAAATGCAAGGTTACTGTTAACAGGGGAAGGTGTACTTCAAACCTCTTGTAGTAAATTAGCAACTGAACTTGGTGTTGATCACATGGTAGAATTTTTAGGTTATCGTAAGGACATAGTAAACCTTCTTCCAATGTGTGATATTGCCGTAGCCTCAAGTTTGCGTGAAGGATTGCCTGTTAATATTATGGAGGCGATGGCATGTGGTCTTCCTGTTGTTGCAACAAAGAATCGAGGACACATCCAGTTAGTAAAAAACAATGAAAATGGTTTTATCGTAAATCCGGAAGAAGTCGAATTGTTTTCAAAAAGATTGAAGGAATTAGGAACAGATAAAGTATTATGTAAAACGCTTGGGAAAAATAGTTTAAGGATGGTTAAACAGTTTTCCTTATTAACTGTCAGTATGGAATTACACAGCATTTATTCTCGATATATGTTGAGGGATATTGATGAAACCAAAGATCAGTATAATCGTGCCTATATATAA
- a CDS encoding glycosyltransferase family 1 protein, which translates to MQPIRVLQVVTIMNRGGLETMLMNYYRQIDRTKIQFDFMVHRDERGHYDDEIESLGGKIYRMPPIRPGNYHKYFNLLNEFFSEHKMFKVVHGHNNENSCFVLRAAKRFGVPCRIAHSHLSDLGIDIKLPFRLYARHVMKDNPTQYFACSKNAGKWLFGEQQEVTVLSNAVNVNDFKFSEQIRSKIRKELNIDNKLVIGHIGRFNKQKNHELLIDIFKAVHEKKSDAILLLIGDGHLRSEIEKKVEKLGLSSNVKFLGVREDIAQLMQAMDLFLFPSLFEGLPVVLVEAQAAGLNCIVSDSITSETDITGRIQYINLKDSIDLWVDRVITTTTEHADTSQMLRSNGFDTTTMANWLTDFYLENSLEKVGV; encoded by the coding sequence TTGCAACCTATAAGAGTTTTACAGGTAGTAACGATTATGAATCGTGGCGGTCTTGAAACGATGCTAATGAATTACTACCGACAAATTGATCGAACAAAGATACAATTTGATTTTATGGTGCATCGCGATGAAAGAGGTCATTATGACGACGAAATTGAAAGTCTAGGTGGTAAAATTTATCGAATGCCTCCAATTCGTCCAGGGAATTATCATAAATATTTCAATCTATTAAATGAATTTTTTTCAGAACATAAAATGTTTAAAGTTGTACACGGACATAATAACGAAAATAGTTGTTTCGTCTTAAGAGCAGCAAAGCGATTCGGAGTTCCATGCAGAATAGCACACAGCCATTTAAGTGATTTAGGGATTGATATAAAATTGCCTTTTCGATTGTATGCGAGACATGTTATGAAAGATAATCCTACTCAATACTTTGCTTGTTCGAAGAATGCAGGAAAATGGCTATTTGGGGAACAGCAAGAGGTAACAGTACTTAGCAATGCTGTCAACGTTAATGATTTTAAGTTCAGTGAGCAGATAAGAAGTAAAATTCGAAAAGAACTAAATATTGATAATAAATTAGTTATAGGACATATTGGAAGATTTAACAAGCAGAAAAATCATGAATTACTTATTGATATTTTCAAGGCTGTACATGAAAAAAAATCTGATGCAATACTTCTATTAATAGGTGACGGTCACTTACGATCAGAAATTGAAAAAAAAGTAGAAAAATTAGGTTTAAGTTCAAATGTAAAGTTTTTGGGAGTAAGAGAAGATATAGCACAATTAATGCAGGCTATGGACCTTTTTCTATTTCCATCTCTGTTTGAAGGATTGCCAGTTGTTTTAGTTGAAGCCCAAGCTGCAGGATTAAATTGCATTGTTTCTGACTCAATAACGAGTGAAACAGACATTACTGGAAGAATTCAATATATTAATCTCAAAGATTCGATAGATCTGTGGGTTGATAGAGTTATTACTACGACAACAGAACATGCTGATACATCTCAGATGTTGAGATCTAACGGATTTGATACAACAACAATGGCGAACTGGTTAACTGACTTTTACCTTGAAAATTCTTTAGAAAAGGTGGGAGTTTAA
- a CDS encoding aminotransferase class I/II-fold pyridoxal phosphate-dependent enzyme has product MSGNELIYINDAFESNWIAPLGPNVDAFEREIANYVGVSEAVAVSSGTAAIHLALSLLEVKKGDKVFCSTLTFVASANPILYQGAEPVFIDSEPDTWNMSPQALKRALQESFNEGIIPKAVIVVNLYGQSAKMDEIVSICNQYDVPIIEDAAESLGSTYKDKASGTFGKFGVFSFNGNKIITTSSGGMLVSDEKELLNKARFLATQAKDPAPHYQHSTVGFNYRMSNILAGIGRAQLEVLEERVLARRLIFERYKHELGSIPGIKFMPELSNTNSNRWLTALTIDEKIAGISKDYVLNSLADENIEARPVWKPLHMQPLFEGARFYLHSENINISEHLFTTGMCLPSGSNITDGDQMRIINCIKDCLKISV; this is encoded by the coding sequence ATGAGTGGAAATGAATTAATATATATAAATGATGCATTTGAATCGAACTGGATTGCACCTTTAGGGCCAAATGTTGATGCGTTTGAAAGAGAAATAGCAAATTATGTAGGAGTCAGTGAAGCTGTTGCCGTAAGTTCAGGTACTGCAGCAATTCATCTGGCTCTTTCTTTATTAGAAGTGAAAAAGGGAGATAAGGTCTTCTGTTCAACATTGACTTTTGTTGCAAGTGCTAATCCGATCCTTTATCAAGGAGCAGAACCTGTTTTTATTGATTCTGAACCTGACACATGGAATATGTCACCGCAAGCTCTTAAAAGGGCTTTGCAAGAATCATTTAATGAGGGAATTATTCCTAAAGCAGTGATCGTCGTTAATCTTTACGGTCAAAGTGCAAAAATGGATGAAATCGTCTCTATATGTAACCAATATGATGTACCTATTATTGAAGATGCAGCAGAATCTCTTGGTTCTACTTATAAAGATAAAGCGAGTGGGACTTTTGGAAAGTTTGGAGTATTTTCATTTAATGGAAATAAGATTATTACTACGTCAAGCGGTGGAATGCTAGTTTCGGATGAGAAAGAACTATTAAATAAAGCAAGATTTTTAGCAACACAAGCTAAAGATCCCGCTCCTCATTATCAACATAGTACAGTTGGCTTTAATTATCGAATGAGTAATATACTTGCTGGAATTGGTAGAGCACAATTAGAAGTACTAGAAGAGAGAGTATTAGCAAGAAGGTTAATTTTTGAGCGTTACAAACATGAATTAGGATCAATTCCTGGAATAAAATTCATGCCAGAACTAAGTAATACGAATTCTAATCGCTGGCTCACAGCTTTAACCATTGATGAAAAAATAGCTGGTATTTCGAAAGATTATGTATTAAATAGCTTGGCTGATGAAAATATAGAAGCACGTCCAGTATGGAAACCACTTCATATGCAACCTCTATTTGAAGGAGCTAGATTCTATCTTCATAGTGAAAATATAAATATTTCGGAGCATTTGTTTACTACAGGTATGTGTCTTCCTTCAGGATCGAATATAACAGATGGTGATCAAATGAGAATTATAAATTGTATAAAAGATTGTTTAAAAATTAGTGTTTAG
- the galU gene encoding UTP--glucose-1-phosphate uridylyltransferase GalU, with protein MKVRKAIIPAAGLGTRFLPATKAMPKEMLPIVDKPTIQYIIEEAVESGIEDIIIVTGKGKRAIEDHFDHSFELEQNLLEKGKLDLLNEVQKSSKLVDIHYIRQKEPRGLGHAIWCARKFIGNEPFAVLLGDDIVQAEKPCLKQMIEQYERYNASIIGVQHVIDEEVSRYGIVDAVAIGERFYNVSNLVEKPKQEEAPSNLAIMGRYILSPKIFDMLAEQKPGAGGEIQLTDAIATLNNIEAIYAYNFEGKRYDVGEKMGFIQTTIELALQREDLKYELLDFLNKVIEKEVAEI; from the coding sequence GTGAAAGTAAGAAAAGCAATTATCCCAGCAGCAGGATTAGGGACAAGATTTTTACCAGCAACTAAAGCGATGCCAAAAGAAATGCTCCCAATTGTCGATAAACCAACTATTCAATATATTATCGAAGAAGCAGTGGAATCAGGAATTGAAGACATCATCATAGTCACAGGAAAGGGCAAGCGAGCCATTGAAGATCATTTTGATCACTCATTCGAACTAGAGCAAAACTTATTAGAAAAAGGAAAACTTGATCTATTAAATGAAGTCCAAAAATCTTCAAAACTTGTTGATATTCACTATATTCGCCAAAAAGAACCACGCGGCTTAGGACATGCAATTTGGTGCGCACGAAAATTTATCGGAAACGAACCATTCGCTGTCTTACTAGGTGATGATATTGTCCAAGCAGAAAAGCCTTGCTTAAAGCAAATGATTGAACAATACGAGCGATACAATGCGTCAATCATTGGTGTACAACACGTAATAGACGAAGAGGTCTCACGCTACGGAATTGTAGATGCCGTAGCAATTGGCGAACGTTTTTATAATGTTAGCAATCTAGTTGAAAAACCAAAGCAAGAGGAAGCGCCATCAAATCTAGCGATCATGGGCAGATACATTTTAAGTCCAAAAATCTTTGATATGCTTGCAGAACAAAAGCCAGGTGCTGGCGGAGAAATTCAATTAACAGATGCTATTGCAACATTAAACAACATCGAAGCGATTTATGCCTATAACTTTGAAGGCAAGCGCTATGACGTTGGAGAAAAAATGGGTTTCATTCAAACAACAATTGAGCTCGCATTACAGCGTGAGGACCTTAAGTACGAACTGCTAGACTTTTTAAATAAGGTAATAGAAAAAGAAGTAGCTGAAATTTAA
- a CDS encoding glycosyltransferase family A protein: protein MATTLTVFTPTYNRAYTLHLCYESLKRQRSKDFVWLIIDDGSTDNTKELINIWLAENIVPIRYHYQENQGMHGAHNAAYELIDTELNVCIDSDDYMADDAVEKIVGFWKKHGSDKYAGLVGLDATPGGTVIGTKMPDHLKESTLSHLYGKYKVKGDKKLVYRTELTKKTPPYPVFQGEKYCPLSYKYILIDQQCPLLVMNEILCYVEYLPDGSSMNIINQYKKNPKGFAFFRKVAIQYAPTFKDRLRESMHYVSSSLMIGNKKFLLESPNFFTTLLATPFGILLYFYITRTNKATVLKSG, encoded by the coding sequence ATGGCTACAACATTAACAGTGTTTACCCCCACATACAATCGTGCTTACACTCTACACCTTTGTTATGAGAGTTTGAAAAGACAAAGGAGTAAAGATTTTGTCTGGCTAATCATTGATGACGGTTCAACTGATAATACAAAAGAGCTTATAAATATTTGGCTAGCAGAAAATATTGTACCTATCCGTTATCATTATCAGGAAAATCAAGGAATGCACGGAGCACACAATGCTGCTTATGAATTAATTGATACTGAACTAAATGTCTGTATTGATTCCGACGACTATATGGCTGATGACGCTGTTGAAAAGATTGTTGGATTTTGGAAAAAACATGGTAGTGACAAATATGCTGGTCTAGTGGGCCTCGATGCAACACCAGGTGGAACAGTCATTGGAACAAAGATGCCAGATCATTTAAAAGAATCTACACTTTCACATCTTTACGGAAAATATAAAGTGAAAGGTGATAAAAAGTTAGTTTACAGAACAGAATTAACGAAAAAAACTCCACCTTATCCTGTCTTTCAAGGAGAGAAGTATTGTCCATTAAGTTATAAATATATTCTCATTGACCAACAATGCCCGTTACTAGTAATGAATGAGATTCTTTGTTATGTAGAGTATTTACCAGATGGTTCTAGTATGAATATTATTAATCAATATAAGAAAAATCCTAAGGGGTTTGCTTTTTTTAGGAAAGTTGCAATTCAATATGCACCAACGTTTAAAGATAGGCTTAGGGAGTCTATGCATTATGTTTCTAGTAGCTTGATGATTGGTAATAAGAAATTTTTATTGGAATCACCTAATTTTTTTACTACGTTATTAGCGACACCATTTGGGATTTTACTTTATTTTTATATAACTAGAACAAATAAAGCTACTGTTTTAAAAAGTGGTTAG
- a CDS encoding acetyltransferase translates to MNIVIIGQGGHSKVIKDLIRNYESYKIIALLDDKFEDFVSEDEVFYGPIASYQFLINQYKDIKFIVAIGNNKTRKKIVETLNLEVYNYTTIIHPSAIVSPSVKIGKGTVIMSNTVINADVEIGNHVIINTGSIIEHDNKVSDFVHVSPNATLTGNVHVGEGVHIGAGATIIPNVFVGDWSVIGAGATVIDSIPENITAMGVPARIKKLVGGA, encoded by the coding sequence ATGAATATTGTTATAATCGGCCAAGGTGGTCATAGTAAAGTTATTAAAGATTTGATTCGTAATTACGAGAGCTATAAAATAATTGCGTTGTTAGATGACAAATTTGAAGATTTTGTAAGTGAAGATGAAGTTTTTTATGGGCCAATCGCATCTTATCAGTTTCTTATCAATCAATATAAAGATATTAAATTTATAGTAGCAATTGGAAATAATAAAACAAGAAAAAAAATTGTCGAGACTCTTAACCTTGAAGTTTATAATTATACGACGATTATTCATCCCTCGGCAATTGTAAGTCCTAGTGTAAAAATCGGAAAAGGGACTGTAATAATGTCAAATACTGTAATTAATGCTGATGTGGAGATTGGAAATCACGTTATCATTAATACGGGTTCAATAATAGAACATGATAATAAAGTAAGTGATTTTGTACATGTGTCACCAAATGCAACCTTAACAGGAAATGTACATGTAGGTGAAGGCGTACATATAGGCGCAGGTGCAACAATTATTCCTAATGTTTTTGTAGGGGACTGGTCTGTCATTGGGGCTGGAGCAACAGTTATAGATTCAATTCCTGAAAATATAACGGCTATGGGTGTACCAGCAAGAATAAAAAAACTTGTAGGAGGTGCTTAA
- a CDS encoding EpsG family protein has product MTVLWAMLLTVFILAFLSRYIPVQSATLHYTYIKPNKFMIILALTCIVLVSGLRNNIGDTYFYMQSYEIQDFTWDHILENKDPGFGVLQMLLKNISNDPQLLIFITALVTNILIVVTLYKYTKMIELSIYVFITSGMFTVSMNGIRQFFAASIIFWATKYLLDGNFKRYFFIILFASTFHESALILIPIYFIVRRKAWTKVTFSLLGLAILLVMGFNEFSQFLFAAIEDTQYGHYSNFVAGGANIIRVFVDSVPIIIAYLGRDKLRKLWPKSDIIVNMSLISLVFMFIATQNWIFARFNIYFSLYNLILISWIILLFKKNNQKFVYYSLLIFYLMYFYYEQVISLSLQYRSDYINF; this is encoded by the coding sequence ATGACAGTACTATGGGCTATGCTCTTAACCGTGTTTATATTAGCTTTTTTATCAAGGTATATACCAGTACAAAGTGCTACACTTCATTATACATATATTAAACCTAATAAATTCATGATTATTTTAGCACTCACATGCATAGTACTCGTATCTGGTTTAAGAAACAATATTGGTGATACTTACTTTTACATGCAATCATACGAGATTCAAGATTTTACGTGGGATCACATATTAGAAAATAAAGACCCAGGGTTTGGTGTCTTACAAATGTTATTAAAAAACATTTCGAATGACCCACAGCTTCTTATATTTATCACTGCTTTAGTAACAAATATATTAATCGTTGTTACGTTATATAAATATACGAAAATGATCGAATTAAGTATCTATGTCTTTATTACATCTGGAATGTTTACTGTTTCAATGAATGGGATTCGTCAATTTTTTGCTGCTTCAATAATATTTTGGGCAACAAAATATTTACTTGATGGAAATTTTAAGCGATATTTTTTTATTATACTTTTTGCATCCACCTTTCATGAAAGTGCTTTAATTTTAATTCCAATATATTTTATTGTTAGAAGGAAAGCATGGACAAAGGTAACCTTCTCTCTATTGGGACTCGCGATTCTACTTGTAATGGGATTCAATGAATTTTCTCAATTTTTATTTGCTGCAATCGAAGATACACAATATGGTCATTATAGTAATTTCGTAGCGGGTGGAGCAAACATAATTAGGGTTTTTGTTGACTCTGTTCCAATTATAATAGCTTATCTAGGAAGAGATAAGCTAAGAAAGCTATGGCCAAAAAGTGATATTATCGTGAACATGTCTTTAATCAGCTTAGTATTTATGTTTATAGCAACACAAAACTGGATTTTTGCTAGGTTTAATATTTATTTTAGTTTATACAACTTAATTTTAATTTCATGGATTATCTTATTATTTAAAAAAAATAACCAAAAATTTGTTTATTATAGTTTATTAATTTTTTATTTGATGTATTTTTATTACGAACAAGTAATTTCATTAAGTTTGCAATATAGAAGCGACTATATAAATTTTTAA